In Nonlabens agnitus, the DNA window CAAAAAGATTCAACCCACGATTGATGATATCGCTATGCCCTAAGGTTATGGGATCAAAACTTCCCGGGAAAACGGCTCTTCTCATTTCTTGTGGTTTTTTATGGTGTCTTCAATAATCGCAGTCAGTACAGTACCCAATTCTTTGCCTGCAGCCCTGATTTGTTGTGGGATGATGCTCTCGCGACTCATTCCAGGATTGGTATTGATTTCTATAAAATGCGGTGTTCCTTCATGGAATATAAAGTCTGCCCTTGCAATTCCCTTTAATTTCAAAATGCTATAAATGCGTTTGCTTAATTCTTGAACCGCCAGTGTGGCAGACTCTGTGAGTCTTGCTGGCGTGATTTCCTGGGCTTTACCCATATACTTTGCCTCATAGTCAAAAAAGTCATTTTCGCTCACAATTTCAGTTGGAGGTAAAGAATGAACGGTATCACCTATTTGATATATGCCTACAGATACTTCCATTCCATCCAGGAATGATTCAATAATGATTTCATCGTCCACTGCAAATGCGGTTTGTAACGCTTTCGCGAAAGCGGAAACCTCATAGACTTTTGAAACGCCAAAACTGCTACCACTGCGATTTGCCTTTACAAAACAGGGCAGACCTACCACTTCTACAATATGTTCAAAATTAACGTCTTCACCTTCATTAAGATACAAATGCCTGCCGGTATGGATGCTCCAGGGCTTCAACACCGCAATACAATCCCTTTTATTAAAAGTAATGGCAGATTGATAGGAGTCGCAAGAAGTTTGCGGCATGTCAAGAAGCTCGAGATAAGCCTGGAAAATACCGTCCTCGCCTGGCGTACCATGTATCGTATTGTAAACCGCATCAAAATTGATACGTTCGCTATCTACAGTTACCGTAAAGTCATTTTTATCAATGTCATAGGTGTTGTTTTCGGTCTTGAGAAACCATCTATCTTTTTCAATAATGATGGGAAACCCCTTGAATAATTTAGGATCTAGATTTTCCATAATGACGTGACCACTCTTGATGGAAATTTCTTTCTCACTGGAATAGCCGCCCATGATGACTGCGATGTTTCTCATAAAGTACTCTTGAATTGGAGAGGTACAACAAAGTTACGAAAGGTGTCGTTCTTAGTTAGATCATACATTCTTATCTTTGAGACTTATTTTAATCCCTAATTTGAAGCCTTGTGCTTCAAGATGAAACGCCTGATTTATGAATTTTTTGCAGTTCATGTTTACCAAGACTTTTTGGGTTCAAATGTTGCTTGCCGTCCTATTGGTGGTGGTTTTGTGTTTTGGTTATCTCTACTGGCTGGACTGGCATACCAATCACGGTCAACAAATCACGGTTCCAGATCTTTCCCGCAAGAGTTTATCAGAGGCTGATGAAATATTGGAAGAACTGGATCTGCGCCGTCATATCATTGACAGCGCCAGCTTCAATCCTGATTTTCCACCTAGATCTGTGATCGAACAAAATCCCAAGGCCGGTTTATTTGTAAAAGAGAATAGACAGATATACATCAAGCTCAATCCTTCTGATTATGGAAAGGTGTTGGTGCCTAACGTAGTTTTCAAAACTAAACGTCAAGCCATACCTACACTCGAAGCCCTAGGATTTAAAATAGGTGACATTACCTACAAACAGAACATCGCCAAGGATATGGTGCTTGAAATCAAGCATAAAGGTGAGAATCTAGAATCTGGAACGCAGCTGCGCAAGGCATCAGTCATTGATCTGGTTTTAGGAGATGGGACTAGAGAAGGTCAGGAATATGAAGAAGAATCTCAGGATATCGAAGATGAGAATATCGATGTAGAAGCTGTTGAAGATGATGCTTAATAGCTATGATGAGGACATGGATGAGGATAATCTCCATGAACATTACCATTTTGTTGCGAGTGCTGGTCAGGTACCCTTAAGGATTGATAAATTCTTGATGAATTTTATCGAGAATTCCACACGCAATAAAATCCAGAGTGCGATCAAGGACGGATCTGTTAGAGTCAACGGCGATATCGTAAAATCTAATTACAAGGTAAAACCAGAGGACGATATCAAGGTACTATTGAATCATCCACCGCACGAGAACCTGCTGGTGGCAGAAAATATACCGTTAGATATTGTTTATGAAGATGACACACTTGTAGTAGTCAACAAACCAGCTGGAATGGTGGTTCATCCAGGTCACGGTAATTATTCAGGTACTTTGATCAATGCACTTATTTATCATTTTGAAAATCTACCCAATAATTCAAGTGAACGTCCAGGTCTAGTCCACAGGATTGATAAGGATACCAGTGGTTTGTTAGTGGTTGCAAAGACTGAACACGCCATGTCTTATTTATCAGCCCAGTTTGCTGCCAAAACCAGTGAGCGTGAATATGTAGCCATCGCTTGGGGAAATTTTGTAGAACCTAAGGGAACCGTAGAAGGCAATATAGGCAGGCATCCTAAAAACAGATTACAGAATACCGTCTGGGAAGGCGATGATAGCGATAAAGGAAAACCTGCGGTAACGCATTATGAGGTCCTTGAGGATTTGGGGTATGTGTCTGTCATTAAATGTAAACTGGAAACGGGTCGTACGCACCAGATTAGGGTGCACCTTAAACATATAGGTCATACCTTGTTTAATGATGAGCGTTATGGCGGTGATCGCATT includes these proteins:
- a CDS encoding D-alanine--D-alanine ligase; this translates as MRNIAVIMGGYSSEKEISIKSGHVIMENLDPKLFKGFPIIIEKDRWFLKTENNTYDIDKNDFTVTVDSERINFDAVYNTIHGTPGEDGIFQAYLELLDMPQTSCDSYQSAITFNKRDCIAVLKPWSIHTGRHLYLNEGEDVNFEHIVEVVGLPCFVKANRSGSSFGVSKVYEVSAFAKALQTAFAVDDEIIIESFLDGMEVSVGIYQIGDTVHSLPPTEIVSENDFFDYEAKYMGKAQEITPARLTESATLAVQELSKRIYSILKLKGIARADFIFHEGTPHFIEINTNPGMSRESIIPQQIRAAGKELGTVLTAIIEDTIKNHKK
- a CDS encoding PASTA domain-containing protein; its protein translation is MNFLQFMFTKTFWVQMLLAVLLVVVLCFGYLYWLDWHTNHGQQITVPDLSRKSLSEADEILEELDLRRHIIDSASFNPDFPPRSVIEQNPKAGLFVKENRQIYIKLNPSDYGKVLVPNVVFKTKRQAIPTLEALGFKIGDITYKQNIAKDMVLEIKHKGENLESGTQLRKASVIDLVLGDGTREGQEYEEESQDIEDENIDVEAVEDDA
- a CDS encoding RluA family pseudouridine synthase is translated as MLNSYDEDMDEDNLHEHYHFVASAGQVPLRIDKFLMNFIENSTRNKIQSAIKDGSVRVNGDIVKSNYKVKPEDDIKVLLNHPPHENLLVAENIPLDIVYEDDTLVVVNKPAGMVVHPGHGNYSGTLINALIYHFENLPNNSSERPGLVHRIDKDTSGLLVVAKTEHAMSYLSAQFAAKTSEREYVAIAWGNFVEPKGTVEGNIGRHPKNRLQNTVWEGDDSDKGKPAVTHYEVLEDLGYVSVIKCKLETGRTHQIRVHLKHIGHTLFNDERYGGDRILKGTNFTKYKQFVDNCFKVLPRQALHAKTLGFEHPVTKEWMSFSSEIPEDMAACIEKWRSYASHAHLE